A genomic region of Micropterus dolomieu isolate WLL.071019.BEF.003 ecotype Adirondacks linkage group LG11, ASM2129224v1, whole genome shotgun sequence contains the following coding sequences:
- the slc35g2a gene encoding solute carrier family 35 member G2a, whose protein sequence is MESTHLLSSKKRVKIHPHTVTAKYTTHTPYSPQPGVHTHFPQPGDEGYDDAPSFEDFGSFVEETSDRKQLTESKRWPLTLFGSKDKDKDTANKPQAAGGGDGSEGGARAAKGSGRGVGEQLASFGEASVSASRLTWVGLLGAALAHGCLIVLTRVASERFSLGPLFLLLVRSIVQLLSVAVPLHRGENPFGPEGYRLRLLCYGVAYSLSLCCAYSSLTFVSPGNGTTTWRLATTALSATLAFLLLEERLGLADGITIAAGLCGLGLVLLPTADESNTDSPTDPVVFWRGAFGWSLSALAGLWMALALVGYRSLKERVGVGTALFTVSWTGCLLTPASLALLQEGWSWPMSATAWGLVLVLVACSVAAFLGMTHALTRIHPALVSASQSLEVPVAMLLHLSVLPLAPTAPEVVGNVMVLLSVGWLVVMKLLPSRGGGRRQREEYEEILDSPIK, encoded by the coding sequence ATGGAGTCCACTCACCTCCTGAGCTCTAAGAAAAGAGTAAAGATCCACCCTCACACTGTCACAGCCAAATACACCACGCACACCCCCTACTCCCCTCAACCTGgagtacacacacacttcccccAGCCCGGGGATGAAGGCTACGATGACGCTCCATCTTTTGAGGACTTTGGCTCCTTCGTGGAGGAGACAtcagacaggaaacagctgaCGGAAAGCAAGAGGTGGCCTTTGACTCTGTTTGGCtccaaagacaaagacaaggaCACGGCCAACAAACCTCAGGCTGCTGGGGGAGGAGATGGGAGTGAGGGGGGAGCCAGAGCAGCAAAGGGGTCTGGGAGAGGGGTAGGGGAACAGCTGGCCAGTTTCGGGGAGGCTTCAGTGTCCGCGTCTCGGCTCACCTGGGTGGGGCTGCTCGGTGCGGCACTGGCTCACGGCTGTTTGATCGTTCTGACCCGCGTGGCCTCTGAACGCTTCAGCCTGGGCCCCCTGTTTTTGCTCTTGGTTCGGTCCATCGTCCAGCTCCTCTCTGTGGCTGTGCCACTGCACAGGGGGGAGAACCCTTTCGGACCAGAGGGCTATCGTCTACGTCTACTCTGTTACGGCGTCGCctactctctctccctctgctgcgCCTACTCCTCCTTAACCTTTGTGTCACCTGGAAACGGCACTACAACCTGGCGCCTGGCAACCACAGCACTCTCAGCGACCCTAGCCTTCCTGTTGCTGGAGGAGAGGCTGGGACTGGCTGATGGGATCACCATAGCTGCAGGACTGTGTGGTTTGGGGCTTGTGTTGCTTCCCACAGCAGACGAGAGCAACACAGATTCACCAACTGACCCGGTTGTGTTCTGGAGGGGTGCGTTCGGGTGGTCTCTTTCGGCTCTTGCAGGGCTGTGGATGGCTCTGGCACTGGTTGGGTATCGATCCCTGAAGGAGAGGGTGGGAGTGGGCACAGCTTTGTTCACAGTAAGCTGGACGGGCTGCCTGCTCACCCCGGCCTCCTTGGCTCTGCTCCAGGAGGGCTGGTCCTGGCCTATGAGTGCTACAGCCTGGGgcctggtcctggtcctggttGCCTGCTCGGTAGCAGCCTTTCTGGGGATGACGCACGCCCTCACCCGAATCCACCCGGCTCTGGTCTCCGCCTCTCAGAGCCTGGAGGTACCTGTTGCCATGCTGCTGCATCTGTCCGTGCTGCCGTTGGCTCCCACTGCGCCGGAAGTTGTCGGTAATGTGATGGTCTTATTAAGCGTTGGTTGGCTGGTGGTGATGAAGCTTCTACCCTCTCGTGGGGGTGGGCGGCGCCAGAGGGAGGAGTATGAGGAGATTCTGGACTCGCCCATCAAATAG